The Plasmodium vivax chromosome 7, whole genome shotgun sequence DNA window AGCAAAACCGCCagcataaatttttaaatatgctcGAAGATGCATACGACTGAGTGAGCGCTTAACGCGTGAAGGTACCGCATACAGCTCAGCATACAACGCAGCATACAACGCTACATACAACGCTTACGTACGGCCCCTTATCTATGCTGTGGCATTGCAGCGGTGACCCCCTGTGATACTGCCCACTTTAACTGCCCAGTAGCTTGGCCAAACgggagagagagaaaaagcAGCccttgtatttttttttttttttgtctgaGGAGCACGCAAAGAAGGCGTATTTCTTTGTGCCGCTCACACCAGTggaaggaaatttttaagtAGCGCGCTGCGGACCCCTCGAtctgtcctttttttgtttttgtttttgtttttttgagataaaaaaaaaggaaaaggagagggTGATACATCCAGTGCCTTTCTCTTTTGCAAGTTCACACAGCGCGCACGAACGTTGGGCACAACAGCAGCGTTCGATTGCCGCGTATGCCAGCATAAGAAATTGAAGGTTAACCCCACGCAGCAGTTGCGAGGAAGGGTCCAagtattacaaaaaaaaaaaaaaagagtcagCAAAATGGTGCACGCAGATCCATTGAGCAATTTCGCAGCTGAAAAGCGCTCACCCAATTTGAAGTCGAAAGTTTCGAGGCGCACCTCGGGTCACACATCGCTCGAAATGGAATTCGATGAATCGAGGAGTGCCTCCAGAAGGAGCGGCAGCAGGATGAGGTGTGTCTTCCTTAAGCTCGCGGTTATCTGCGCCCTGTTTTTCCTGCTTCAGGTAGGAGCATCAGAGCGAAGCACCCCCAGCGCGTGTGCTGagcaaggggggaaatcaCAGATAGATGAGTGattatatgcatgtatttatttatatttacatttatttatttatgtgtatgtgtgtgcgATGTTGGCCCCAGACGGCACACATTTGAACGGTGAGCGACTCTaatttgccccctttttttcccccccttccaccTACGCAGAACCCGACCGACCTGCAGAAAAAAGAATCGCAGAGGAGACTGCTGGCCCAGCATGAGGCGGAtcaaagggaagaaaatctAAACGGGAGCAAGGAGTTGCTAGACAAAATGTggaggaaagaaataaacaaatggaaaacaGATATGTATTCAATAAATAAAGAGACATTTTGGGAATTCAAAAAGATCTGCCTAATTAATAATGTAGATTTCAAGTGGGAAAATGAAATGTGGGAGAACTTCAGAGggcaaatgagcaaaaatatgtacgaAAAGGAACAGAAGGATTATGAAGATTTTTTAACCCTAAAGAGTAAGGAACcaacagaaaaggaaatcaaCGAGtttattttggaaaagagAAAGACCTTTGATATATTTTGCGAATTTCTTAAAAACGAAAGGGCGTCACTGATGGACCATGTCATCAGGGAGTGGATGAAGGTGAGAAGTGGCATTTTAGACAAAATGGAGCACAAGGTGCAGAAGGTCCGCAAGCTACtaaagaagatgaagaagaaggaggtcGCCAAGTTGTATTCGTAGTGGTGTAGCGGGAGAAGCAATTAATGcctataaaaatgatgaagggGGTAAAAGGAGGgtcaaacgggggagggcATAACTATAGCGGTGGAGGAGGGTGCGTACACAATTTTTGTGGAGAACGACCAGACAAGGAAAATACCACACTATTATACCTGTATGGGTGAAGGGAACAACACACGTGGAGGagtttctcatttttcccgTTATGATATAGAGACGCACGAAAGATGGAGTCCACCCCCCTGATATGAAGCAATTGTACGCCCGAATTACGGGGAGACTTCCCCAGCGCTTCACACAGATTGGCAATACGAACGGGGTGCAACCACTGCAGGCGAGTAGTTAACTCAAAGGGATGGTCACTATGCGTAGAGGTGTAATCATCCACGTAGAGAAGTTGGAggaccccctttttaaaaaatggacacgTATAAGTGTTAATCACGTAGCAGGTGCGGGAAGAGCAAGCTGTTGGTGTGTAGGACCCACGGGGGGAGGTTACCTGGTGAGGACGTAGGAATATTACCTGATGAGAGATATGGCCTGCCCCCATCCCCGAGTGGAAATGCCCCCTTTTGTTAAGGCGCAGCATATAGGAGGACGATacccaaggggaagaaaccctttcaaaaaaaaagcatatacatgtcacatgtatatatatgtatatgtgcatgtgccCCCCTCGTGCTTTTAAATTCATCTTTTCCTTTGTTCCTTCATTTCACTGCGTATGGGCGAATAGGCCCATTTTGCCTGGTAAAAAAAGTCCGTTTTTTTTGAGcccgtccttttttttttattccccccccttttgatgcCGCTTTTAATAAGGCCTCACCGACGTGACGTCTGATAAAAACTCCCCTTGAGGGTAGATATATCCTCCCCAGCGACGTCTTCCTGGGGAGAATGCAAAGTGCCTCATACCTGTTTTGTGTTATGCATTTTATATTcccatttatattttttcgcctttagcattttcgcgttttctgcatcttctctttttctccttctcgcCTTTTCTGcatcttctctttttctccttctcgcCTTTTCTGcatcttctctttttctccttctcgcCTTTTCTgcatcttccctttttctctttttcgatttttcctttcttttttttggtagcGCGAatgcattttccttttatttgtCACACGACCTGCACACTTGTTTAGGTAACTCGCCATGCCATTATGCGCAATCGGTGTGGCGCTCCTCAAATTGGCCCCGCCGACCACTCCGAATTTGTGTTACGTGTTTACGCTTTTAATTAACTGTGCATTTTGAAGGaaaggccaaaaaaaggaaaaaaaaaacgaaataaaaaaaaaacgaaaaaatacCATTTATTATGAACAACGCCATATGgaagttttaaaaacaaatttaattaaCATTTCGTAAAAGTGCGTGCCCCTTTTTCCGTGGGGATGCATCTTTGCCCGGTTACAACTTTGCATGGTTATCAAAGGTGAAAAGGTCTTCCCCCAGTGAGCACATTGgagtagggaaaaaaaatctacaGTTGTTGGTGACTGCCGAGTGGGGGAAAACCCTGGAGGGGAGCCAACCAGTGGCAGAGTAATTCCAAATCGCTCGTGTGCAGATGACCAAGGGGAGTCCACACTGGTGCGCAACGTAGAGCGATTAGCATGTGAAACCGCATGGCAGCATAACCGCATAGCAGCATAACCGCATAGCAGCATAACCGCATAGCAGCATAACCGCATAGCAGCATAACCGCATAGCAGCATAACCGCATAGCAGCATAACCGCATAGCAGCATAACCGCATAGCAGCATAACCGCGTAACAGCATAACCGCGTAACAGCATAACCGCGTAACAGCATAACCGCGTGTGCGCCGCTGCGGTGCCACCCCAAACCAACGACGGTGAAactcttttttaataacagcttgataaaacttaaaaaaaaaaattaaagtctATAAAGTTTATATGCCACACGGAGAAAAGAAAGGACAATCAGTGGGGGGTTAAATGAAAAAGCAGacatgggggaaaaaaaaaaaaataaaaaaataaaaaataaaaagctaaACGACGCTTGCCTTCCTTTCGATTTGGGAAATCCCTGGACGGGGAACCTCCGCCACTGCATGGTAGGATGTGATAGCCCCAAGGGGTAAGGgcgcgaagaggaaaaggatgTCTCCGGTGGATGGTCGTACCACCCCGTATACTGCATGCGTACGATGGGGATATGCCGCCCACTCGGGTGGCGGCCCAAATGACCGCCCCCATAACCGCGCACATCCGCCTAATACGTGTTCTTCACGGGGACAAAGTTGTAAATGCCCCTCTTGTCAATATTATCGtcgtaaaaaatgatatcTCTCTGGTTAAGGAATTGCTCGTCATCGTCGAGGTCTTCGAACAGGGATTCGTTGTCTACGTAGAACAGACTGCTATTGTTCTGAACAGCTTCTATGTCAATTTCTGACAACACGGGAGGTGGTTCTATAGTCTGTTCACCTTCCGTTTGTCCAAACAGCTTACTACTAATTCTGGCCGTCATGCTCTCCTCATAGTAGCCCTCATCCTTGGCTCGGTCGTAGGCTCGTCTGAGCGACTTGAGCAGCACATCCGCTGTAAATCTGTTGTACATTCTCTTTACGAATGAGTTTATATATCTTTCCAGGATGGTGTAGAACCTGTCGAAGACTCTGAAGGTGTTTCTcaatagaaaaataatgttatcGTAAAAGGCATACCACCTTACGAGggtaaaaatgaagaatgaaATTGATAGAGAGTGGACCATTCCCAGTAAAATAACTCCACTGATTCGGTGCGTCTCTGGCTTTTCCTTTGGAGGAGCATTTGTGAGGCCTTCCGTTTGCTTTGACAGTTCTTGGCCCAGCGGATTCGGGAAGAACAAATGGTTCCGCAAGTATGCGTTTCCACTGGTGTAGAAGGTCAGGTAAACGAAATATGGTATGATCTTCTTTCCCTCGAGTCGGTTCGTGTAGTACCTCTTCCAGAAGCCGCCTTGTAAATTCGCTTCCTTTATCTCATCGCTGATCTTCATAAAGAAGGCCGCGACGACGAGGGGCAAAAACTTTTTGTCGAGGAACTTCATCGTCTTGCGGAAGACGTAGGCATTGGCACTGGTCATAGATTGGTAGTCGCAAAGAACACTCAGGTTGTTCAAATTGTAGATGGCAAAGAGTTCCGATGCGAGTTTGTACATGTTGGCCAGGACAAAGGTCTTTCCGTATTTGAGCTGAACGACGggtttttttataaacatggGGAAGAAGACGTTTAAGAGGCTATCAAACATACTGCCGTAATAGACGTACTTAAACTGGAGGGCCGGCTCCTCTACCATTGTTAGACCCAGCATACTGGCGTTTCCAAATTTCCTGTCTAGCTTGTTTATGTGTTTGCTTATGCGTGTAACGAACATCATTTGGAATAGCGTGTACATTgttttttcgtaaaatcgGGAGGCCATGGACAGGTGGATTTCCTCCTCGCGCActtccttcttcagcttggAGTAGTCCTGGCGCacgctgaagaagaagatgttGTTCAtgctctgcggggggggtggAGCGGCGAAAATGTCGGTTGGCGTGGGGGAGAGGCGGATAGGTAAGATGCGGTGGTGCAGAAGCGGTGGTGCAGAAGCGGTGGTGCAGAAGCGGTGGTGCAGAAGCGGTGGTGCCTCTCCTGACTGGTTCGCACGCGCAGAGAGCACCCTGCTCAATCCCTCTGATGGATGCTCTGTGCACCCTGCCGTTGGCACACACTGCAGTTGCCACTCACTATGTCGTCGTTGCGCCTgtgggagaagaagctgtaCTGAATCTTCCGGAAGAGCAAGCGGACCGTCTGGAGGAAAGACATCTCGGTGAAGATGGCCTGGTTCATCTGATAAATCACATACAAGGCGTCCACGATCTCTTTGAGGTACACCTTATTGAAAGTGTACCCGTAGATCAAACCGAACTTGTAGAAGTTCAGGGGGTTACCAAAGATGTTGTGCATGAAGTAGTGTATCTGCTGTCTTAGGATGATCGATTTGGGGGTCGCTCCAAAAAATTTCCTCAAAAGCATAATGTCTCCaaggaaataaatattttcaaaattttttaagtacagTTCGTATGAATCTCTGAGGagcataattttgttatttatgttGTAGGAGCCGAAATGTTTGAACAACGTCCTCACGTGTTTTTGATTAAACTGATTGATAAAGGATTTCTCGATGATTTTCTTCAAGTGCAAGGTCCACTTGCTATACTTGGGCGCCAcgaattttccctttttttgctccttttgcaTGTTGTATCTTCCCTTGGGGTGCTCGTAATTTATTAGGGGGAAATTGTACATGTAACTCGAGAACCACTCTTTGAACCTCCCTTCGATGTCCATCGTCAAGCCAAATGGGTGATGCTCGCCTAGAGGCGTTTCGTTCAGGTAGTAGAAGAAGTCCATCTGCAGCACGGAGCTCACGTGGATCACGAACTTGATgcacttcttcatcttctctATGATGTCCTTGTCTATCATCTTTTCGagctctgcagggggggggggggaagcggcgcccCATTAGAGGAGGCGTTTTGAAGAGGAGTTGCCAGTCAGCGGGCGATTTGAAGCGGTATGTGGTGTGCGGCGTGGATAATGCGGCGTGGAGCGACCCAGCTGGTGATCTCCTTGCCCGCCCCTCTGCCTAGCCATCTGCTGGCAAATCCTGCGGTTCCCCTCGCCGCGTCTTACCTTCCAGAAGGTTCACCGCCTCGTTCTTCCTCGTGCGGTTCGTGATGTACTTCTTCAAGTAGGAGGGATACCAGTGGTACGTCACGATGGTTTTCTTCTGCGTGTCTTCGTCTTGTAGGTCCAGGTACATGGCGTTGGATATGCTGTACTGCGCGATGTCTGAGGGGTGGCGAAGAGGCGAAGAGTGTGATCGGAGGGGTGGCGAAGAGGCAAAGAATGTGATCAGTGGGGTGACGAAGCGGCAAATAATATAACGGAGGGGTGACGAAGCAGCAAAGAATACAATCGGAGGGGTGACTAAAAGGGGCAACGGAGAGTGACACCTTTCCCGCGGGAGAAACAGGTGCGATTTCCACCCAGGTGCTGTGACTATGTGCACTATAGGCAAGCGCGAACAGCTCTCCCCTTAGGAGTCCCCCTCAGAGACAATGCCTCCTTAATTCCCCCTCCAGCTACCTTTATAAGTAGTCATCCTAAATAGGAAGAGGAAGGTAAACCAGTTCAGGTCGTGCATCAGGAAACTGTTGTACTcttcatatatattcataaaccGAATCAGGTGGCTTACGATGTTCACCTTGAGCACCTTCGACGTGTATCCGTTGTACTTTTGCAGCATGGACATGCTGTCCTGCACTTGGTCTGTACGTgcacgaggggggaagaagttggTTAGGTGGGGTTAGCGGAGGGGTAAAGAATAGCACCAGGTTGGCAAGGAGATCCTCCGACGTTGAAGCAGCGGTGTTGGGCGACTCCACGCGCAAACTCACTGTTTATGTAGAAGAGGGTTCCTTCGCATATGTTGCACTTGGACGAGTCgaactttttgtttttaaatatggAGCTGATTTTGAAGGCCAGcgttttgttcttcttggTCCTGCTGTAGCACATCTCGACGCCTGCAagggggttagcggcgggtTGGCGGTGGGTTAGCGGCGAATTAGCGGCGAACTGCGATTTTTAAGCGAGAGGGTGGCACCTCCAGCAGGCAACTGGGGGTAGACTGCCCGACATGCCGCCTCCATGTTTACATTTTACGAGGTTCTCATAGAGGTCCTTCATCGGTCGGTTGTCTTCGTAAGCCAATTGTATCGCTGCGagggtgtgtgtgtggggggtgGATGATAATGTATAGTCAGCTCAGTGTGCCCTCCCTATGAGCCATCTGTTAGAAAAGTGCTGCACATGTGGTGTGTACGGCTCCGGATATTATGACCCTTCGGGTGATTCTCTAGGCAACATTTCtgtgcgtgttttttttctttccttccgGTGGGCGGCCTTACCGTTGTAGTACCCTGGCAGGTAGAGAGACCCGACGTAGGCGCCTATGTTTCCATCTGACGTTGGGGAGAAGTGGCAGAGATGGGAAGCGGCACAAGTGGTGAATATCAGAAGTGCTTGTAACTAAGGAGCACTTCCAAACGATCAGGTacttgcaaaaaaagtgCCTTACTCAAAAGGCCGATAAGGTTGAGCAGGTGGATGTACAGAACCTGGTCCCCATTGAACTCGTTGTAGTACTTTATAAAGTTGACGTAGTTCGTGAAAATGTCATGCGGATTGCTCTTTATGGGGAATATCAGTTTGGTCTGTTCGAAGGTATAGTTATGCTTGTCCACGAAAGGCATGTCCTCCTGCTTCTCTTCTTTAAACTTAGGACCATCATAGATGCAACACGACCCGCTGCTATCCTTTTTGCACATAAAGtcaaaaaatttttcttttaaatggAAATTTTCCATGAGCATTTGAAGATTTAAATTTAACTTGGCATCATTTGTGAATAGCTCCATTTGATATTTGTTAATGTGATGTACAAGGAACTCCAAGATGGTGCACTCTTCTGTGGTGGACgatatattgttttttagATAAAGTTCCCTCCTCTTTTTATCCCCTTCGTAAGAGTTACTTTCGTCACAGAGGAGGTCCAGCACTTTGTACCTGTCCGAGTGGTTGAAGCGTAGGATGCTATTCCAGTTGTGGAACTTGAGGTTGCCAATTTCGAAGAATTTATTGTAGTGCTTGTGGGCCAGCTTGAGCAGGATGAAGTGGCCGAGGGCTGCGGGGGAGGTGGTAAGGAATGAAGGAGGGAGGAGACGGCATTAAGGCGGTAGGGTTAACGACGCGCAGTGAAATTCGGGTCTGCCATAATTCCTCACTGCAGAAACCGCTGCGATACACACCTACGAAGTGGGAACCCACGTAGTTGAATATGCCGATGTCGAAGTAGTTGGCCTTGCGGTCCAGCTTCCTCATCAATTCTATGTTGGGCTGGTAGGTGAAGAGCAAATCGTTGTAATTGATGATGTCCATCTGGAAGTCTATGGGCATGTAGAGCGCTATCCTCCTTCGGACGGTCTTTCCAGATAAGCCCCTTTTCCCAAAAATACGCTTCTTCATCATACGGGTGCCAACttcatcatcattttttgggTCATTTTTATTGGTGAAAAGATTATTCAATTTGAGCAAAGCCTCACTGATTTTGAAActctttttatattcattcataggtattttcataattttaataatttttagcgTCCGTACGATTagtattttcttcttaatcAAATCTGAGAGTTCGTGCTTGTAGTCGATGGCAACTTGTGTTTTTAAtgcatgttcatattttatgatgTCTTCCGCTTCCGAGTGGACAGTGGGGACAATGTACTCACGATCATGGTGGTTTACCGCCTTAAATGGgatcattttaaatttagaaaaatcaaaatacCTGCGAACATCATGTCTTACGATGGGTAATTTGAGCTTGTCTTGTTCCAGCGTCTGCAATATCATGTACTCTAGCTTCTCCAAATTAGCATACAGTTCCGCATTGTCTATAATTCTTTTCAACTCTTctatgttttcatttttgtaggAGCAAGCTATTTTTCGCACGAGGGTGATGCCGATGTAAAATATGGTTTGTTGGATAAAccaaattttcattttactgCAAGGTTAGTTTCTcccgttttgctttttcgatttttcggttttttgcttttttgcttttttgggTATGCATTCACTCggcgctgcgggggggaagcggtggagaagcggttGAGAAGCGGTTGGGAAGCGGTTgagaagcggtggagaagcggtggagaagcggtggagaagcggttGGGAAGCGGTTgagaagcggtggagaagcggtggagaagcggtggagaagcggtggagaagcggtggagaagcggtggagaagcggtggagaagcggtggagaagcggttgagaagcggtggagaagcggttTCGATGTGGTTACGCCGCGGTTACGACGCGGTTGCGAAGCGGAGGGCAAAGGAACGCGGGGGACACCCCCATAATTTCACGCGTGTGCATAAACGGATCAGAAGGCGCATTCCGTTCCACTCACATTTTTCAGTCTGTTGAGGGCGCGCATGTAGCTTTGCTGGCACTGGAACGTCACGGAGTGTTTCTCTGGAGAGAGAACGGGGGTGGGGGGGGCATCCCTGGCTGCTCCGCGGCTTGGGCTCTCTATTTGCCTTTGCCTCTTCTGGCCAGGGTTGCTCGGTCGGTTGCTCAGTCGGTCGCTCGGTCGGTTGGTTCGCCCGTCCGTCCGTTCGCtcgttttcgttttttattcgTTACTTGGCAATTTcgctcttttatttttcttccttttttccgctttctccgtttgtccttttttccgGCAAACTTTCAGCACcgtgtgtgcaattttttcagctgttcattttctttccGCTTCTTTTCACCCGGCAAATGTGCACACTTTTTCCGATACTCACATTTGCCGGTCAGTAACAACTGTTCTGCCTCTTCCTTTCGAACAATTGTTTGCAGcttttccccaaaaaaaaaaaaattctcgcTTGGGG harbors:
- a CDS encoding cytoadherence linked asexual protein (CLAG), putative (encoded by transcript PVX_086930A); amino-acid sequence: MKIWFIQQTIFYIGITLVRKIACSYKNENIEELKRIIDNAELYANLEKLEYMILQTLEQDKLKLPIVRHDVRRYFDFSKFKMIPFKAVNHHDREYIVPTVHSEAEDIIKYEHALKTQVAIDYKHELSDLIKKKILIVRTLKIIKIMKIPMNEYKKSFKISEALLKLNNLFTNKNDPKNDDEVGTRMMKKRIFGKRGLSGKTVRRRIALYMPIDFQMDIINYNDLLFTYQPNIELMRKLDRKANYFDIGIFNYLAHKHYNKFFEIGNLKFHNWNSILRFNHSDRYKVLDLLCDESNSYEGDKKRRELYLKNNISSTTEECTILEFLVHHINKYQMELFTNDAKLNLNLQMLMENFHLKEKFFDFMCKKDSSGSCCIYDGPKFKEEKQEDMPFVDKHNYTFEQTKLIFPIKSNPHDIFTNYVNFIKYYNEFNGDQVLYIHLLNLIGLLNGNIGAYVGSLYLPGYYNAIQLAYEDNRPMKDLYENLVKCVEMCYSRTKKNKTLAFKISSIFKNKKFDSSKCNICEGTLFYINNQVQDSMSMLQKYNGYTSKVLKVNIVSHLIRFMNIYEEYNSFLMHDLNWFTFLFLFRMTTYKDIAQYSISNAMYLDLQDEDTQKKTIVTYHWYPSYLKKYITNRTRKNEAVNLLEELEKMIDKDIIEKMKKCIKFVIHVSSVLQMDFFYYLNETPLGEHHPFGLTMDIEGRFKEWFSSYMYNFPLINYEHPKGRYNMQKEQKKGKFVAPKYSKWTLHLKKIIEKSFINQFNQKHVRTLFKHFGSYNINNKIMLLRDSYELYLKNFENIYFLGDIMLLRKFFGATPKSIILRQQIHYFMHNIFGNPLNFYKFGLIYGYTFNKVYLKEIVDALYVIYQMNQAIFTEMSFLQTVRLLFRKIQYSFFSHRRNDDISMNNIFFFSVRQDYSKLKKEVREEEIHLSMASRFYEKTMYTLFQMMFVTRISKHINKLDRKFGNASMLGLTMVEEPALQFKYVYYGSMFDSLLNVFFPMFIKKPVVQLKYGKTFVLANMYKLASELFAIYNLNNLSVLCDYQSMTSANAYVFRKTMKFLDKKFLPLVVAAFFMKISDEIKEANLQGGFWKRYYTNRLEGKKIIPYFVYLTFYTSGNAYLRNHLFFPNPLGQELSKQTEGLTNAPPKEKPETHRISGVILLGMVHSLSISFFIFTLVRWYAFYDNIIFLLRNTFRVFDRFYTILERYINSFVKRMYNRFTADVLLKSLRRAYDRAKDEGYYEESMTARISSKLFGQTEGEQTIEPPPVLSEIDIEAVQNNSSLFYVDNESLFEDLDDDEQFLNQRDIIFYDDNIDKRGIYNFVPVKNTY
- a CDS encoding hypothetical protein, conserved (encoded by transcript PVX_086935A), which codes for MEFDESRSASRRSGSRMRCVFLKLAVICALFFLLQNPTDLQKKESQRRLLAQHEADQREENLNGSKELLDKMWRKEINKWKTDMYSINKETFWEFKKICLINNVDFKWENEMWENFRGQMSKNMYEKEQKDYEDFLTLKSKEPTEKEINEFILEKRKTFDIFCEFLKNERASLMDHVIREWMKVRSGILDKMEHKVQKVRKLLKKMKKKEVAKLYS